In Streptomyces alboniger, the following are encoded in one genomic region:
- a CDS encoding MFS transporter, producing the protein MSVLRVRDPFHRGQLAIAALFCSLGFQYATWASRIPALKSGLGLSAAEVGVLLMAAGVGAAVSFPVVAALMRHLGSQRLALLSALCLALLLPALAAAPNYPVALLVMCVDGVLVGCLNVAMNAQGAALETRFERNTMARLHATFSGGSLLAALLASGMNAVTSAVAVHFTAAAAILLLLVAYARTGLLTDDQLPAETGQKKKKRAGKWTAPSRVTLWMCVAMAFGTVTEGAMNDWSALYLEDVTDASAELAPLGIAVVSGMMVVARLFADGWRGRWGDGRVVLAGSALAGVGLLLALLSGGLVPALLGFACVGLGIAAVTPCVYVAAAGQGSDSLTLVAAMGTTGLLAGPPLIGFIAGASSLVWGFAAVAASALVVCACSTRITWTAAEPEQLTRT; encoded by the coding sequence ATGTCGGTGCTCCGCGTACGTGATCCTTTCCATCGGGGCCAATTGGCGATCGCCGCCCTGTTCTGCTCGCTCGGCTTCCAGTACGCCACCTGGGCATCCCGGATCCCCGCTCTCAAGAGCGGCCTCGGTCTGAGCGCGGCGGAGGTCGGCGTCCTGCTGATGGCCGCGGGCGTCGGCGCCGCGGTGTCCTTCCCCGTGGTCGCGGCGCTGATGCGGCACCTCGGCTCCCAGCGCCTCGCGCTCCTGTCGGCGCTCTGCCTGGCCCTGCTGCTCCCGGCCCTCGCCGCGGCGCCGAACTACCCCGTCGCCCTGCTGGTCATGTGCGTCGACGGCGTCCTCGTGGGCTGCCTCAACGTCGCCATGAACGCCCAAGGCGCTGCCCTCGAAACCAGATTCGAGCGCAACACCATGGCCCGGCTGCACGCCACGTTCAGCGGCGGCTCCCTGCTCGCGGCGCTGCTCGCCTCCGGCATGAACGCGGTCACGTCGGCGGTGGCCGTCCACTTCACCGCGGCCGCCGCGATCCTGCTCCTGCTGGTGGCGTACGCGCGTACCGGGCTGCTGACGGACGATCAACTCCCGGCGGAGACAGGGCAGAAGAAGAAGAAGCGCGCCGGGAAGTGGACCGCGCCCTCCCGCGTGACGCTGTGGATGTGTGTCGCGATGGCGTTCGGCACCGTGACCGAAGGTGCGATGAACGACTGGTCGGCGCTCTATCTGGAGGACGTCACCGACGCCTCCGCCGAGCTGGCGCCCCTGGGCATCGCCGTCGTCTCCGGAATGATGGTCGTGGCCCGGCTCTTCGCCGACGGATGGCGCGGCCGCTGGGGCGACGGCCGCGTCGTCCTGGCCGGCAGCGCGCTGGCGGGCGTGGGCCTGCTCCTCGCCCTGCTCAGCGGCGGTCTGGTCCCCGCGCTGCTCGGCTTCGCCTGCGTGGGCCTCGGCATCGCGGCCGTCACCCCGTGCGTCTACGTGGCCGCGGCCGGGCAGGGCTCCGACTCGCTGACGCTCGTCGCCGCCATGGGGACCACGGGTCTGCTGGCCGGGCCACCGCTGATCGGCTTCATCGCGGGCGCGAGCAGCCTGGTCTGGGGCTTCGCGGCGGTCGCCGCGTCGGCGCTCGTCGTCTGCGCGTGCAGTACGCGGATCACGTGGACGGCCGCCGAGCCCGAGCAGCTGACCCGCACGTAA
- a CDS encoding GNAT family N-acetyltransferase codes for MNHEIRTRPVADGDWDGIALLEHRAYHRLGLSEGRAALEAKAHASPATCFALDLSGRLAGYLLALPYPESAYPQLGATDDEPTPTSRNLHLHDIVVAEDLRHRGLARHLLNHLTATARSHGYEQISLVAVGGSETFWSARGFTTGRGAVPPAGYGPTAVYMSMTVPAGPAPRRETEKWADVGAPRT; via the coding sequence GTGAACCACGAGATACGGACACGCCCCGTCGCCGACGGCGACTGGGACGGCATCGCCCTCCTCGAACACCGCGCCTACCACCGCCTCGGCCTGTCGGAGGGGCGGGCCGCGCTGGAGGCCAAGGCGCACGCGTCGCCGGCCACCTGCTTCGCGCTGGACCTGAGCGGGCGCCTCGCGGGCTACCTGCTGGCCCTGCCCTACCCGGAATCCGCCTACCCGCAGCTGGGCGCCACCGACGACGAGCCGACGCCCACCTCGCGCAATCTCCATCTGCACGACATCGTCGTCGCGGAGGACCTGCGGCACCGGGGCCTCGCGCGCCACCTCCTCAACCACCTGACCGCGACGGCCCGTTCGCACGGCTACGAGCAGATCTCCCTGGTGGCTGTCGGCGGCAGCGAGACGTTCTGGTCGGCCCGCGGCTTCACCACCGGGCGCGGGGCCGTGCCGCCGGCCGGATACGGCCCGACCGCTGTGTACATGTCCATGACGGTGCCGGCCGGACCGGCACCGCGCAGAGAAACAGAGAAGTGGGCTGATGTCGGTGCTCCGCGTACGTGA
- a CDS encoding type III PLP-dependent enzyme, with amino-acid sequence MTHDTVPLLDALANAAEDQIVFDLPGIEERYDTLRRELPGVAVRFAMKACPVDEVLARLARRGCGVDAASPHEVAQALRAGVPPARMHYGNTVKSDDNIADAHRLGIGDFATDSLEDVTAIAEHAPGARVFCRIATTGEGALWGLSHKYGCSPADAVAVLDRARELGLTPAGLSVHVGSQQMSADAWHEAFDRIADVLVALGRRGICLDHVNLGGGLPALGYRDQRGRALDPPMDKIFAVIRDGMARLSGIRGHRLGYVVEPGRYLVADQGAIRAHVSRLSARRGPGGERQYWLYLSCGKFNGLYEMDQVQYRLVFPSHRDAESVPAVVAGPTCDSDDAFSHEHGLIQVPKALASGDPVWVLSCGAYATSYMTRGFNGFSPLPYTWIDGGDA; translated from the coding sequence ATGACGCACGACACCGTCCCGCTCCTCGACGCCCTGGCGAACGCGGCCGAGGACCAGATCGTCTTCGACCTCCCCGGCATCGAGGAGCGCTACGACACCCTGCGCCGCGAACTGCCCGGCGTCGCCGTCCGCTTCGCCATGAAGGCCTGCCCGGTGGACGAGGTCCTCGCCCGCCTGGCCCGGCGGGGCTGCGGCGTCGACGCGGCGAGCCCCCACGAAGTGGCACAGGCCCTGCGCGCCGGGGTGCCGCCCGCCAGGATGCACTACGGCAACACCGTCAAGTCCGACGACAACATCGCCGACGCACACCGCCTCGGCATCGGGGACTTCGCGACCGACAGCCTGGAGGACGTCACCGCCATCGCGGAACACGCCCCGGGCGCCCGGGTGTTCTGCCGCATCGCCACCACCGGCGAGGGCGCGCTCTGGGGGCTCAGTCACAAGTACGGATGTTCGCCCGCCGACGCCGTCGCCGTGCTGGACAGGGCGCGCGAGCTGGGGCTGACCCCCGCCGGTCTGTCCGTGCACGTCGGCTCCCAGCAGATGTCGGCCGACGCCTGGCACGAGGCGTTCGACCGCATCGCGGACGTCCTCGTCGCCCTCGGCCGGCGCGGCATCTGCCTGGACCACGTCAACCTCGGCGGCGGCCTGCCCGCCCTCGGCTACCGCGATCAGCGGGGCAGAGCCCTCGATCCCCCGATGGACAAGATCTTCGCCGTGATCCGCGACGGCATGGCACGCCTGAGCGGGATCCGCGGCCACCGGCTCGGCTACGTCGTCGAACCCGGCCGCTATCTCGTCGCCGACCAGGGCGCCATCCGCGCGCACGTCTCCCGGCTCTCCGCGCGGCGCGGCCCCGGCGGCGAGCGCCAGTACTGGCTGTATCTGAGCTGCGGCAAGTTCAACGGCCTGTACGAGATGGACCAGGTGCAGTACCGCCTGGTCTTCCCCTCGCACCGCGATGCCGAGTCGGTGCCGGCCGTAGTGGCCGGCCCCACCTGCGACAGCGACGACGCCTTCTCGCACGAACACGGCCTGATCCAGGTGCCCAAGGCGCTGGCCTCCGGCGACCCCGTATGGGTGCTGTCCTGCGGCGCGTACGCGACCAGCTACATGACGCGGGGCTTCAACGGCTTCAGCCCGCTCCCGTACACCTGGATAGACGGCGGCGACGCGTGA
- a CDS encoding DUF6271 family protein, whose protein sequence is MRRVCLTLPTNRACPETIAAIGGEAAYAAAHFDVEVHLLILDSSDADTFAAHTRAVHALGEVPHVITHHLGEAAQRAFLRRVIDRAEVAKPELMLELMLPAGLSYGACTNRAFLIAAALGCESVHRRDSDSRYQLADGEPVYPVHHELTSLGKRAADAAHGAVETALDQRHAHKRVAMVASSFVGELSVDIGEIRDLDPEAYYDVVSLWAPGHWSDEQKRDLVDDSFRGAGTEAFTGDRATLTLVDPMRVDMCNISFHGVHERVPLPPATDTIGSDYFLIHLVHDAALPGVLHNRNIVNFYTAERRTDAGFVAYQTRFVKFFLSMLYFNHVYERMAAAGEALLDDGGQVRGAVISALARQSATLDRAENVHRLDRVDAAYRRLGGRYARFADLLATRRERLLDEARGDIEDFALLTEAWEPLVRASKDTGPLLSAGRPT, encoded by the coding sequence ATGCGCCGTGTCTGTCTGACCCTCCCCACCAACCGGGCCTGCCCGGAGACGATCGCGGCGATCGGCGGGGAAGCGGCCTACGCCGCCGCGCACTTCGACGTCGAGGTCCACCTGCTGATCCTCGACTCCTCCGACGCGGACACCTTCGCCGCCCACACCCGGGCCGTCCACGCCCTGGGCGAGGTCCCGCACGTCATCACCCACCACCTCGGCGAGGCGGCGCAGCGAGCCTTCCTGCGCCGGGTCATCGACCGGGCCGAGGTCGCCAAGCCCGAGCTGATGCTGGAGCTGATGCTCCCGGCCGGGCTCTCCTACGGCGCCTGCACCAACCGCGCGTTCCTGATCGCCGCCGCGCTCGGCTGCGAGTCCGTCCACCGCAGGGACTCCGACAGCCGCTACCAACTCGCCGACGGGGAGCCCGTCTACCCCGTCCACCACGAACTGACCTCGCTCGGCAAGCGCGCCGCCGACGCCGCGCACGGCGCCGTCGAGACCGCCCTCGACCAGCGGCACGCCCACAAGCGCGTCGCGATGGTCGCCAGCTCCTTCGTCGGGGAGCTGTCCGTGGACATCGGCGAGATACGGGATCTCGACCCCGAGGCCTACTACGACGTGGTCAGCCTCTGGGCACCCGGCCACTGGTCGGACGAGCAGAAGCGGGACCTCGTCGACGACTCCTTCAGGGGCGCCGGTACGGAGGCGTTCACGGGCGACCGGGCGACCCTGACGCTGGTCGACCCGATGCGCGTGGACATGTGCAACATCAGCTTCCACGGCGTCCACGAACGCGTACCGCTGCCGCCCGCCACCGACACCATCGGCAGCGACTACTTCCTCATCCACCTGGTCCACGACGCGGCGCTTCCCGGTGTCCTGCACAACCGCAACATCGTCAACTTCTACACCGCGGAACGCAGGACCGACGCCGGCTTCGTCGCGTACCAGACGCGCTTCGTCAAGTTCTTCCTGTCGATGCTCTACTTCAACCACGTCTACGAGCGGATGGCCGCGGCCGGTGAGGCGCTCCTCGACGACGGGGGCCAGGTGCGCGGGGCCGTCATCAGCGCCCTCGCCCGGCAGAGCGCCACGCTCGACCGCGCCGAGAACGTGCACCGCCTGGACCGCGTCGACGCCGCCTACCGCAGACTCGGCGGCAGATACGCCCGGTTCGCCGACCTCCTCGCCACCCGCCGCGAACGCCTCCTGGACGAGGCGCGCGGCGACATCGAGGACTTCGCGCTGCTGACCGAGGCCTGGGAGCCCCTGGTGCGGGCGAGCAAGGACACCGGTCCGCTCCTGTCGGCGGGGCGGCCCACTTGA
- a CDS encoding phytanoyl-CoA dioxygenase family protein, with product MPASDPYLHRAPSAVPYFSADGETYLARTQLRDLTKTQPLKVLSEEDFAFWQTYGYVVVKQAIPTGAAKDLLDFAWEFQGLDRGRPETWYEERAFRSDLDRELHVYGFVEAYHHQLIWDSRQTRRVYEAFTDVWDCDELWVTLDRLNLNPPNVKNRSRSLIAPTERGFDINLHWDVDTTLGVLPQRVQGIIALDDTRHEHGGFQCCPELFRRFDRWKALQPDDRDPIRPAIDQDDMPVVRPELEAGDLLIWNGLLAHGVAPNTSANGVRAVQYLSMMPALETHEELRRSRVDSWRHLTTPDWNATLLGDADKHESLRYGTATLNDLGEKLLGLTSWTGQSADAASPGVHSDQPIGEAACAVSV from the coding sequence ATGCCAGCTTCCGACCCCTACCTCCACCGAGCCCCCTCCGCCGTCCCGTACTTCAGCGCCGACGGCGAGACGTACCTGGCGCGGACACAGCTGCGGGACCTGACCAAGACACAGCCGCTCAAGGTGCTGTCCGAGGAGGACTTCGCCTTCTGGCAGACGTACGGCTACGTCGTCGTGAAGCAGGCGATCCCCACCGGGGCGGCCAAGGACCTGCTGGACTTCGCCTGGGAGTTCCAGGGGCTCGACCGGGGCCGCCCGGAGACCTGGTACGAGGAGCGCGCGTTCCGTTCCGACCTCGACCGCGAGCTGCACGTCTACGGCTTCGTCGAGGCCTACCACCACCAGCTCATCTGGGACAGCCGGCAGACGCGGCGGGTCTACGAGGCGTTCACCGACGTATGGGACTGCGACGAGCTGTGGGTCACCCTGGACCGGCTCAACCTCAATCCCCCCAACGTCAAGAACCGCTCCCGCTCCCTGATCGCCCCCACCGAGCGCGGGTTCGACATCAACCTCCACTGGGACGTCGACACCACCCTCGGCGTGCTGCCCCAGCGGGTGCAGGGCATCATCGCCCTGGACGACACCCGGCACGAGCACGGCGGCTTCCAGTGCTGCCCCGAACTGTTCCGCCGCTTCGACCGGTGGAAGGCCCTCCAGCCGGACGACCGCGACCCGATCCGCCCGGCGATCGACCAGGACGACATGCCCGTCGTCCGGCCCGAACTGGAGGCCGGCGACCTGCTGATCTGGAACGGTCTCCTCGCGCACGGCGTGGCCCCCAACACCTCGGCGAACGGGGTGCGCGCCGTCCAGTACCTGTCGATGATGCCCGCGCTGGAGACCCACGAGGAGCTGCGCCGCTCCCGCGTCGACTCCTGGCGTCACCTCACCACCCCGGACTGGAACGCCACGCTCCTCGGCGACGCCGACAAGCACGAGTCCCTGCGCTACGGCACCGCCACGCTGAACGACCTCGGCGAGAAGCTGCTGGGCCTCACGTCCTGGACCGGACAGTCCGCCGACGCCGCTTCCCCCGGCGTCCACTCCGACCAGCCGATCGGGGAAGCCGCATGCGCCGTGTCTGTCTGA
- a CDS encoding SDR family NAD(P)-dependent oxidoreductase produces MTGSRVVIVTGGGTGIGAATARQLRAEGHQVVVSGRRPEPLRRIAEETGALAHPADAGDPEGVAGLVDATVAAYGRIDGLVLNAGVGRSGAVGDITDEDWELVMRTNLTGPFLLLRAALPHLLAARGSVVAVASVAALRNGVANAAYATSKAALLQLCRSLAVDYGKDGLRANTVCPSWVRTEMADRRMTRFAEEAGLGEGGSDAAYEEAARLIPAGRPGRPEEVSEAISWLLSPAASFVNGAALTVDGGVTAIDPGTVAFDFSITPRG; encoded by the coding sequence ATGACAGGGAGCCGAGTTGTCATCGTCACGGGCGGCGGGACCGGCATCGGTGCCGCCACCGCCCGCCAACTGCGGGCCGAGGGGCACCAGGTGGTGGTCTCGGGACGCCGCCCCGAACCGCTGCGCCGCATCGCCGAGGAGACCGGGGCGCTCGCCCACCCCGCGGACGCGGGCGACCCCGAGGGCGTCGCCGGTCTCGTCGACGCGACCGTGGCGGCGTACGGCCGGATCGACGGGCTCGTGCTCAACGCCGGGGTCGGGCGCAGCGGCGCGGTCGGCGACATCACCGACGAGGACTGGGAGCTGGTGATGCGCACCAACCTCACCGGCCCGTTCCTCCTGCTGCGGGCCGCGCTGCCGCACCTGCTTGCGGCGCGCGGCTCGGTCGTCGCGGTCGCCTCGGTGGCCGCGCTGCGCAACGGCGTGGCGAACGCGGCGTACGCGACGTCGAAGGCGGCGCTCCTCCAGCTGTGCCGCTCCCTCGCCGTCGACTACGGCAAGGACGGGCTGCGCGCCAACACGGTGTGCCCCAGCTGGGTGCGGACCGAGATGGCCGACCGCCGGATGACGCGGTTCGCCGAGGAGGCCGGTCTCGGGGAGGGCGGCAGCGACGCGGCGTACGAGGAGGCGGCGCGGCTGATCCCCGCCGGCCGCCCCGGGCGGCCGGAGGAGGTGTCCGAGGCGATCAGCTGGCTGCTGTCGCCCGCGGCGTCGTTCGTCAACGGCGCGGCGCTGACCGTGGACGGCGGCGTGACGGCGATCGATCCCGGAACGGTCGCGTTCGACTTCAGCATCACACCGCGCGGCTAG
- a CDS encoding integrin alpha → MRKNRSAALAAASFLLLTGAGIATAPAAFAGTPGGTHADDRNSDFNGDGYEDVLVGAPGATVSGHKGAGLVTVQYGSTRGIGTTDVGRFSQSTSGVAGAAEAGDGFGKAVATGDLDGDGFDDAIVGIPGEDLDGRADAGGVAILWGSKAGLTGSASDWLQSQEPTAGEQFGASLAAAHLTGDTPGDVLAVLDRDGLELFVYDASPQPGQAPLRRQDTQRLAAAAEERAIRPKSLTTGDYDDNGYADLVVSGVTVGEEEPGHGWSLHFSGRAEGLTYEGELRGGPAAASGDINNDGYDDLVTGEPASPDDGGETMTGGLVGVRYGTAEGLGEEAKWWTQGSTGVPGNPERGDGWGADLSVADTNGDGYADVAIGAPGEDIGTVADAGAVWVLRGSENGMTATGATSWDQDSADIPGVPEKGDKWGAQVRLSDPNNDGRFGLLAAAPGENAGDGVVWVLSAGTGGVTATGSWTYGGSSLGAPGTGAAFGAAIDE, encoded by the coding sequence GTGCGCAAGAACCGTTCGGCCGCCCTCGCCGCGGCCTCGTTCCTTCTGCTGACCGGGGCCGGCATCGCCACCGCCCCCGCCGCCTTCGCCGGCACCCCCGGGGGTACGCACGCCGACGACCGCAACAGCGACTTCAACGGCGACGGGTACGAAGACGTGCTGGTCGGCGCCCCGGGCGCCACCGTCAGCGGCCACAAGGGCGCGGGGCTCGTCACGGTCCAGTACGGCTCGACCAGAGGCATCGGCACGACCGACGTCGGCCGGTTCAGCCAGTCCACGTCCGGGGTCGCGGGCGCCGCCGAGGCGGGCGACGGCTTCGGCAAGGCCGTCGCCACGGGCGACCTGGACGGCGACGGCTTCGACGACGCGATCGTCGGCATCCCCGGCGAGGACCTCGACGGCCGGGCGGACGCCGGTGGCGTCGCGATCCTGTGGGGCTCCAAGGCCGGGCTCACCGGCTCGGCCAGCGACTGGCTCCAGTCCCAGGAACCCACCGCGGGCGAGCAGTTCGGCGCGAGCCTCGCCGCGGCGCACCTCACCGGCGACACGCCGGGCGACGTGCTCGCCGTACTGGACCGCGACGGGCTGGAACTGTTCGTGTACGACGCCTCGCCGCAGCCCGGCCAGGCACCGCTGCGCCGCCAGGACACCCAGCGGCTCGCCGCGGCCGCCGAGGAGCGGGCCATCCGGCCGAAGTCCCTCACCACCGGCGACTACGACGACAACGGCTACGCCGACCTCGTCGTCTCGGGCGTGACCGTGGGCGAGGAGGAGCCGGGCCACGGCTGGTCCCTGCACTTCTCGGGGCGCGCCGAAGGGCTCACGTACGAGGGCGAACTGCGCGGCGGCCCCGCGGCCGCGTCCGGTGACATCAACAACGACGGCTACGACGACCTGGTGACCGGCGAGCCCGCCTCCCCGGACGACGGCGGCGAGACGATGACCGGCGGCCTGGTCGGCGTGCGCTACGGCACCGCGGAGGGCCTCGGCGAGGAGGCCAAGTGGTGGACGCAGGGCTCCACGGGCGTGCCCGGCAACCCCGAGCGCGGTGACGGCTGGGGCGCCGACCTGTCCGTCGCGGACACCAACGGCGACGGCTACGCGGACGTGGCGATCGGCGCGCCCGGCGAGGACATCGGCACCGTCGCCGACGCGGGCGCGGTGTGGGTGCTGCGCGGTTCCGAGAACGGCATGACGGCGACCGGTGCCACGTCGTGGGACCAGGACTCCGCGGACATCCCGGGCGTGCCCGAGAAGGGTGACAAGTGGGGCGCGCAGGTGCGGCTCTCGGACCCGAACAACGACGGCCGCTTCGGCCTCCTCGCGGCCGCGCCCGGTGAGAACGCCGGGGACGGCGTGGTGTGGGTCCTGTCGGCCGGCACCGGCGGCGTCACCGCCACGGGGTCCTGGACGTACGGCGGTTCGTCGCTGGGCGCGCCGGGCACGGGGGCGGCGTTCGGCGCGGCGATCGACGAGTGA
- a CDS encoding glycoside hydrolase family 16 protein: protein MGSHAAAGRRRPLVLGALGVTLLVALLSIPGAGGAPVSADACRDMGTSLPRGDCGPFWQVMAEDFNGDRMPLGAFSDCDHHADTSAAYCAGLKGEYRDNWWAYPTGWRDTANDRARAVAGVYHPEDTVSVGPAENGDGRMRIRMWRPADGGPVHAAAVVPRAVMQMKYGKYSARIKVTKQAPGYKSAWLHYGGGCEMDHPEGEWTGALSAFHHPCGGGGQGSFRGADDWTEWHTVSTEWTPGHVRFFVDGREIGHDTRDVPDRPLSWVMQNESALEGPGAAPGSSAQLEITWVAAYAYGWK, encoded by the coding sequence ATGGGATCACACGCGGCGGCGGGACGGCGCAGGCCGCTCGTGCTCGGTGCGCTCGGCGTGACGCTGCTCGTCGCCCTGCTGTCCATACCGGGCGCGGGAGGCGCACCGGTGTCGGCCGACGCCTGCCGCGACATGGGCACCTCGCTGCCGCGCGGCGACTGCGGGCCCTTCTGGCAGGTCATGGCCGAGGACTTCAACGGCGACCGGATGCCGCTGGGCGCGTTCAGCGACTGCGACCACCACGCGGACACCTCCGCCGCGTACTGCGCGGGCCTGAAGGGTGAGTACCGCGACAACTGGTGGGCGTACCCGACCGGTTGGCGCGACACGGCGAATGACCGGGCCCGTGCCGTCGCCGGTGTCTACCACCCCGAGGACACCGTGAGCGTGGGCCCCGCGGAGAACGGCGACGGCCGGATGCGTATCCGGATGTGGCGGCCCGCCGACGGAGGGCCCGTCCACGCCGCGGCGGTCGTACCGCGCGCCGTCATGCAGATGAAGTACGGCAAGTACAGCGCCCGCATCAAGGTGACCAAGCAGGCCCCCGGCTACAAGTCGGCCTGGCTGCACTACGGCGGGGGCTGCGAGATGGACCACCCCGAGGGCGAGTGGACCGGGGCGCTCAGCGCCTTCCACCACCCCTGCGGGGGAGGCGGCCAGGGCTCGTTCCGCGGCGCCGACGACTGGACCGAATGGCACACCGTGTCGACCGAGTGGACCCCCGGCCACGTGCGGTTCTTCGTCGACGGCCGGGAGATCGGGCACGACACGAGGGACGTGCCGGACCGGCCCCTGTCCTGGGTCATGCAGAACGAGAGCGCGCTGGAAGGGCCCGGGGCGGCGCCCGGCAGCAGCGCGCAGCTGGAGATCACCTGGGTCGCGGCCTACGCGTACGGCTGGAAGTGA
- a CDS encoding choice-of-anchor A family protein has protein sequence MTSPSFIQSGMRYLCLLGLVAGSGLSAVPAAHAKPGPAPDRAAAAAAAKPLPGGLGPCVPGNCPPDGYPPVHNGAIRWRDAGINMYVGKDFLVRERAAEAEGRVVVLGDFDQDKATGFSAVYNVGEAGVGSRVAPPVGSDWLTTGGDVRVGAGERLLAEGGVVRHAGDASGRILGTLRKDPDAAAPYAPLRDELTEASQCYAHPGGGTRTPTGTVVHAGGETLFTGDGISALQVFNVDFDLMSGSGGQEGIRFAGIPDGATVLVNVLGTARTINTYSGTIDDSSPFNQLRGRLLWNFPDATSVEFKGTGQFQGSVLVGNQRSMTTVSVPGMNGRFFTTGSLTHTSSASGGGGQEFHNYPFDGDLPDCGDPVTTGQVEVVKKDEDDGDRLAGAEFELWRESNGVDGLQTRGDDADTKVGGDCVTEAAGTCARTVPLGTYYWRETKAPSGYELPAPNVFGPLELTAANASDGVSVTATNEKEDDDVTEGDVTVVKKDKKTGLPLAGAVFQLWRETNGTPGLQRRGTDPDTATGAPCTTGSAGRCRTSVPLGTYYWVETKAPDGYVLPDPAVFGPLVLTEASASGGVSVEAFNATRDEPTTTGRLTVLKKDKKTNKPLAGAVFQLWRETNGTPGLQTTGGRRDSLVDRGCATDGRGRCEFQGLDLGSYYLKETAVPDGYVLPRKTVSGPHEVTRGNAATGVTVKLTNERGGGKKGK, from the coding sequence GTGACCTCCCCTTCCTTCATCCAGTCCGGGATGAGGTATCTCTGTCTCCTCGGCCTCGTGGCCGGAAGCGGCCTGTCGGCCGTGCCCGCCGCGCACGCCAAGCCGGGCCCCGCGCCGGACAGGGCCGCCGCGGCCGCCGCAGCGAAGCCCCTGCCCGGGGGGCTCGGCCCGTGTGTGCCGGGCAACTGCCCGCCCGACGGCTACCCGCCCGTCCACAACGGGGCGATCCGGTGGCGCGACGCCGGCATCAACATGTACGTGGGCAAGGACTTCCTCGTCCGCGAGCGGGCCGCGGAGGCCGAGGGGCGTGTCGTCGTCCTCGGCGACTTCGACCAGGACAAGGCGACGGGCTTCAGCGCCGTCTACAACGTCGGCGAGGCCGGTGTCGGCTCCCGCGTGGCGCCTCCGGTGGGCTCGGACTGGCTCACCACCGGAGGGGACGTGAGGGTCGGCGCCGGGGAGCGGCTGCTCGCCGAGGGCGGTGTCGTGCGCCATGCCGGCGACGCCTCCGGCAGGATCCTCGGCACCCTGCGCAAGGACCCCGACGCGGCCGCCCCGTACGCTCCGCTGCGGGACGAACTGACGGAGGCCAGCCAGTGCTACGCCCACCCCGGGGGCGGTACGCGCACGCCCACCGGCACGGTCGTGCACGCGGGCGGCGAGACGCTGTTCACCGGTGACGGCATCTCCGCGCTCCAGGTCTTCAACGTCGACTTCGACCTGATGAGCGGCAGCGGCGGCCAGGAGGGCATCCGCTTCGCGGGCATCCCGGACGGCGCCACCGTACTGGTCAATGTGCTCGGCACGGCCCGTACCATCAACACCTACAGCGGCACCATCGACGACAGCAGCCCGTTCAACCAGCTGCGCGGCCGTCTGCTGTGGAACTTCCCCGACGCCACGTCCGTCGAGTTCAAGGGCACCGGCCAGTTCCAGGGCAGCGTCCTGGTCGGAAACCAGCGCTCCATGACGACGGTCAGCGTGCCGGGCATGAACGGCCGCTTCTTCACCACCGGCTCGCTCACCCACACCAGTTCGGCGTCGGGTGGCGGGGGCCAGGAGTTCCACAACTACCCCTTCGACGGGGACCTGCCCGACTGCGGCGACCCCGTCACCACCGGCCAGGTCGAGGTCGTCAAGAAGGACGAGGACGACGGGGACCGGCTCGCGGGCGCCGAGTTCGAGCTGTGGCGGGAGTCCAACGGCGTCGACGGCTTGCAGACCCGCGGCGACGACGCCGACACGAAGGTCGGCGGCGACTGCGTCACCGAGGCGGCCGGCACGTGCGCACGCACGGTGCCGCTCGGCACGTACTACTGGCGCGAGACCAAGGCCCCGAGCGGCTACGAGCTTCCCGCGCCGAACGTGTTCGGCCCGCTGGAGCTGACCGCGGCGAACGCCTCCGACGGCGTGTCGGTCACGGCGACGAACGAGAAGGAGGACGACGACGTCACGGAGGGCGACGTCACCGTCGTGAAGAAGGACAAGAAGACGGGCCTGCCGCTCGCCGGTGCCGTCTTCCAGCTGTGGCGCGAGACCAACGGCACCCCGGGCCTCCAGCGGCGCGGCACGGACCCCGACACCGCGACGGGCGCGCCGTGCACGACGGGCTCCGCGGGCCGGTGCCGCACGAGCGTCCCCCTCGGGACGTACTACTGGGTCGAGACGAAGGCGCCGGACGGCTATGTCCTTCCCGACCCGGCGGTCTTCGGTCCGCTGGTCCTGACCGAGGCGAGCGCCTCGGGCGGCGTGTCCGTCGAGGCGTTCAACGCCACGCGGGACGAGCCCACCACGACGGGCAGGCTCACGGTCCTGAAGAAGGACAAGAAGACGAACAAGCCGCTGGCCGGTGCCGTCTTCCAGCTGTGGCGCGAGACCAACGGCACCCCGGGCCTCCAGACGACGGGCGGTCGCCGGGACAGCCTCGTCGACCGGGGCTGTGCGACGGACGGCCGGGGCCGGTGCGAGTTCCAGGGGCTCGACCTCGGCTCGTACTACCTCAAGGAGACCGCCGTTCCCGACGGTTACGTGCTGCCCCGCAAGACGGTGAGCGGACCGCACGAAGTCACCAGGGGCAATGCCGCCACGGGCGTCACGGTGAAGCTCACCAACGAGCGCGGCGGAGGCAAGAAGGGCAAGTAG